One window of Opisthocomus hoazin isolate bOpiHoa1 chromosome 15, bOpiHoa1.hap1, whole genome shotgun sequence genomic DNA carries:
- the EARS2 gene encoding nondiscriminating glutamyl-tRNA synthetase EARS2, mitochondrial, protein MARAVRGAARPRVRFGPSPTGFLHLGGLRTALYNYLFARKHRGTFVLRVEDTDQSRAVPGAAEGIEDMLDWAGIPPDESPRRGGSFGPYQQSHRLDLYRRASDELLERGAAYRCFCTPQRLELLKKEALRSQQTPRYDNRCRHLTPTEVSEKLSRGLDWVVRFRLEKGLEPFRDLIYGWTRHEVADVEGDPVILKGDGFPTYHLANVVDDHHMGISHVLRGTEWLTSTSKHLLLYKAFGWDPPQFGHLPLLLNKDGGKLSKRQGDIFLERFARDGYLPEALLDIVTNCGSGFAENQMGRTLAELVSQFEIGRITTHSALLDLEKLPEFNRIHLSRHIENEGLRQKLIRELQLLVEHVYGDQQVDREVLEKEYVERVLLLRKGHISFLKNLVTSGYSYLWVRPAVSREQLQTLSAEVDEIGKLVVGLMTRQAAVLTVEELNKDLRSLQKQIKETKYSSVMQLLRLALSGQQHGPSVAEMMVTLGPKEVCGRIHKALSS, encoded by the exons ATGgcgcgggcggtgcggggcgcggCGAGGCCGCGGGTGCGGTTCGGGCCCAGCCCCACAG GCTTCCTGCACCTGGGCGGCCTCCGGACCGCCCTGTACAACTACCTCTTCGCCAGGAAGCACCGCGGGACATTCGTCCTGCGGGTGGAGGACACGGACCAGAGCCGAGCGGTGCCGGGGGCTGCCGAAGGGATCGAGGACATGCTGGACTGGGCCG GTATTCCCCCTGATGAGAGTCCTCGCCGCGGCGGCTCCTTTGGGCCCTACCAGCAGTCACACAGACTTGACCTTTACAGGCGTGCCAGCGACGAGCTTTTGGAGCGAGGCGCGGCGTATCGCTGCTTCTGTACCCCTCAGCGCCTGGAGCTGCTGAAGAAGGAGGCTTTGCGGAGCCAGCAGACCCCGCG ATACGACAACCGGTGTCGGCACCTGACGCCCACAGAAGTGTCTGAGAAGCTGTCGCGGGGCCTGGACTGGGTGGTCCGGTTCCGGCTGGAGAAGGGGCTGGAGCCCTTTCGGGACCTGATCTATGGGTGGACCAGGCATGAGGTGGCTGACGTGGAGGGCGACCCGGTGATTCTCAAGGGGGACGGCTTCCCCACTTACCACCTGGCGAATGTGGTGGATGACCATCACATGGGCATCAGCCATGTTCTGCGGGGAACCGAGTGGCTGACGTCGACGTCCAAGCACCTCCTGCTCTACAAAGCCTTTGGCTGGGATCCCCCCCAGTTTGGTCACCTCCCGCTGCTGCTGAACAAGGACGGTGGCAAGCTGTCCAAAAGGCAGGGGGACATCTTTCTGGAGCGCTTTGCTCGGGATGGCTACTTGCCGGAGGCGCTCCTGGACATCGTAACCAACTGTGGCTCTGGATTCGCAG AGAACCAGATGGGGAGGACTTTGGCGGAGCTGGTCTCGCAGTTTGAAATAGGCAGAATTACAACCCATTCTGCCCTCCTGGATCTCGAAAAACTCCCAGAATTCAACAG GATTCACCTCAGCCGTCACATTGAGAATGAAGGGCTGCGACAGAAGCTAATTAGAGAGTTGCAGCTGCTGGTGGAGCATGTCTATGGGGATCAGCAAGTGGATCGAGAGGTCCTAGAAAAGGAGTACGTGGAGCGAGTCCTCCTGCTGAGAAAA GGTCACATAAGCTTCCTGAAGAACCTGGTGACATCTGGTTATTCTTACTTATGGGTTAGGCCCGCGGTGTCCCGAGAGCAGCTACAAACTCTTTCTGCAGAAGTGGATGAAATAGGAAAACTGGTCGTAGG GCTCATGACGAGGCAGGCAGCTGTTTTGACCGTGGAGGAGCTGAACAAAGACCTGAGAAGCCTGCAGAAGCAAATCAAAGAGACCAAGTATAGCAGCGTGATGCAGCTCCTTCGCTTGGCGCTCAGTGGGCAGCAG CATGGACCGAGCGTTGCTGAGATGATGGTGACTTTGGGACCCAAAGAAGTGTGTGGACGAATACACAAGGCACTGTCTAGCTGA
- the UBFD1 gene encoding ubiquitin domain-containing protein UBFD1, with protein sequence MAAAAAADGAEEPGMEAEELAPGCGGEGGSPGAEERRAPPQASVSNGGEAAGGRELVELKVIWNKTKYEVRCCLDSTGAELKQKIHSLTGLPPAMQKVMFKGLLPEEKTLREIKVTNGAKIMVVGSTINDVLAVNTPKEATQQEVKAEENKKEPLCRQKQHRKVLDKGKPDDVMPSVKGVQERLPTVPLSGMYNKSGGKVRLTFKLEQDQLWIGTKERTEKLPMGSIKNVVSEPIEGHEDYHMMAFQLGPTEASYYWVYWVPTQYVDAIKDTVLGKWQYF encoded by the exons atggccgccgccgccgccgccgatg GTGCCGAGGAGCCGGGCATGGAGGCGGAGGAGCTggcgccgggctgcggcggggagggcggctcgCCGGGGGCCGAGGAGCGCCGGGCCCCCCCGCAGGCGTCGGTCAGCAACGGcggcgaggcggcgggcgggcgggagctggtggagctgaAGGTGATCTGGAACAAGACCAAGTACGAGGTGCGGTGCTGCCTGGACAGCACGGGCGCCGAGCTGAAGCAGAAGATCCACTCGCTGACAG GCCTCCCGCCGGCCATGCAGAAAGTTATGTTCAAGGGACTGCTGCCGGAGGAGAAAACGTTGCGGGAAATCAAAGTGACAAACGGAGCCAAAATAATGGTGGTTGGGTCGACTATCAATGATGTGTTAGCAGTAAATACACCCAAAGAAGCCACTCAGCAGGAGGtcaaagctgaagaaaacaagaaggaGCCGCTTTGCAGACAAAAG CAACACAGAAAAGTATTGGATAAAGGAAAACCTGACGATGTGATGCCTTCTGTTAAAGGTGTTCAG GAGCGCCTGCCAACAGTGCCATTATCTGGCATGTACAACAAGTCAGGGGGCAAAGTAAGATTGACCTTTAAACTTGAGCAAGACCAGCTATGGATTGGTACAAAAG AGAGAACAGAAAAGTTACCCATGGGGTCCATAAAAAATGTGGTGAGTGAACCTATTGAAGGACATGAGGATTATCACATGATG GCATTTCAGCTGGGCCCAACAGAAGCGTCTTACTACTGGGTCTATTGGGTACCGACTCAATATGTCGATGCAATCAAAGACACGGTGCTGGGAAAGTGGCAGTATTTTTGA